A region from the Chitinophaga sp. Cy-1792 genome encodes:
- a CDS encoding T9SS type A sorting domain-containing protein, with amino-acid sequence MKRILLFLFFIIPFITEAQVADLQFKVTALGANYNDSRSKGARFRFYQSQWTDDYHRLICIQRTEQNFNAVLNGNDAVIFNWWTVNLNSVAKLIMVTHNERKDDSDPCTAQGVSDVTTNVPDLHEASTTIQFTPSTYPQGQFIPLGRTFIYSDGYTTYADVSIKLPVLKPGTPQLNDNYGSTTNFCTNDSIRLSSVNSFNSTGLTYTWEYAITDEDYNIKNPDKCFCESIDPSTGKCGHWGDVWYMGADGNEYSVWQFIESYDCDLPDYVTVHNWKVLKAGTTSNSFYFDPKTLVPGNTTTKKVLLRVKATSPLNYVSEYSDISTFFFLPSPPKVDASRKIETKACYGEENGSVVIPHTAIVSNYTTLRWLLRKGTNPQPCDPTSTGNTSCGDVLWSNGAEPANKDIVINGMAPGDYSLWILNPGNEAGNCYTPVVVHIGQEDQLQIPADKVITANVSCNGANDGRISVTAIGGKVDAGYKFTLKDQGNNILVPEQLVAGNTFSWNNLAAGNYTAVVQNGACSQSVSVKVTLTQPPLITGQIDVVQPDCNTPGNGSISITATPVATNYQYRLWQNGTLVASSAVTTATSYIFPDLHSGDYSVEIINADFPACTGWSTTATLNAVPALAIQLTQRDSVSCYGGSDGHLAFSASGGSGQFRYELTDANNNVINNNTGDFTDLAAGNYTAKVYNRKLSCNDFAAVDVEVFQRAPLTVSLVPANISCNGAADGTLRAVAGGGSASWKYTWQQLKNGNWIGNSFWFSTDVKIEGLEAGTYRVIVTDLKSPASCTVTSDPVTITEPTPIVLGAIHVTDAICMADGAQLSASASGGDGTYTFAWSANNGTTYTAFTSPMAVRQPGDYIIKVTDASGCVSISDNPAHIALPAAPLSMSATMSDYHGFNISCKDAADGIITVTAAGGNGGAYSGYQYKIDNGAFQAGNIFDHLTQGTYVITVRDGRGCEVSSSYTLTQPDLQLTVTKQDINCYGAATGTLSAAISGGAAPYQLTLNGNPVAAGQPMTGLAAGQYSLHATDANGCSQDVAIRILYTYPQLSINTATATDIRCLGETGLITLSGNGGDNNYTFYISNNNWATATTYTSGSPLAAGTYQLRVADGAGCNTDYSSSLTITAPAAAIDFTTVLSDYNGFNISCVGGNNGYAQITATGGNGNEYTGYTYAIDNGPFGANSLVQDIYAGTHLLKVQDGRGCIVSKPVTLTESAKALSIALVSKQDVRCAATPGGSITVTGAGGAGQLQYSIDGTTWQAGTTFNGLVAGDYRIKVKDLNSCSNVLDVTIASLNPAITIDNITSKDIVCYGTSGTIALQSHGGSGVLTNQYSLNGNAYTNFTNTTALPAGSYVVRVTDAIGCNSKESMPITISSPAAALSATITTSDFNGRQISCYGLQDGTFSIVAAGGNGATYTGYTYSINGAAYTNTPNYTNQPAGNYTIAIKDSRGCVINKSVSLTQPSAPVSLAVINQVNLDCGGVPTGKFDLQANGGTSPYTYAVTGNNNSTGKYDQLDAGIYNAQVKDVNGCTATATTTIKALYPAIAATAAITPVNCFGETSGAIRISATGGDGTYNYQWSNGNGNSQVADRIPAGNYDLRITDGKGCYKDFNYTVVQPELLNMSATGAAVCDGLNDGAISATVTGGTSPYNYSLNNGAFTTDASFKNIVPGSYNLLVKDAHGCMTHQDLTIEKANVKPDVDFLVASRKNAMDTLIIKEISLPAPDHVTWNFHPLAMVLGYSEGTPIVKFNAAGTYWIEMEATFGSCTYTLRKNITIDNFDPTAGPSYNTPVQVIDTAMLSPNPNTGVFKLNVKLNRKQQAIVTVFDMTGKIYDKRQYTPTMTIDDQFSLSNVITGTYVLRIVTENESKDIRFIITR; translated from the coding sequence ATGAAAAGAATTTTACTTTTTTTATTTTTTATAATACCTTTTATAACCGAAGCGCAGGTAGCAGACCTGCAGTTTAAGGTGACTGCGCTGGGGGCGAACTACAATGATAGTCGCTCCAAGGGAGCGCGCTTTCGCTTTTACCAGAGTCAGTGGACGGATGATTATCACCGGCTGATCTGCATACAACGAACAGAACAGAATTTTAATGCCGTTTTGAATGGAAATGATGCTGTTATTTTTAACTGGTGGACGGTGAATCTGAATAGTGTTGCCAAATTGATAATGGTGACCCATAACGAACGTAAAGATGATAGTGACCCCTGCACCGCGCAAGGGGTTTCCGACGTTACGACCAATGTGCCCGATTTGCATGAAGCCAGTACAACGATCCAGTTTACTCCATCAACCTATCCACAAGGCCAGTTCATACCGCTCGGCAGAACCTTTATTTATAGTGATGGTTATACCACTTATGCGGATGTTTCGATAAAATTACCCGTGTTAAAGCCTGGCACCCCTCAGCTCAATGATAACTATGGTAGTACCACTAACTTCTGTACCAATGATTCGATCAGGCTCTCCTCTGTAAATTCCTTCAATAGTACAGGGTTAACCTATACCTGGGAGTATGCCATTACAGATGAAGACTATAATATAAAGAATCCGGATAAATGCTTCTGTGAATCTATTGATCCATCCACTGGAAAATGTGGCCACTGGGGTGATGTCTGGTACATGGGAGCGGATGGAAATGAATATTCTGTATGGCAATTTATTGAAAGTTACGATTGTGATTTACCAGATTATGTAACCGTTCATAACTGGAAAGTACTGAAGGCAGGTACCACTTCTAATAGCTTCTACTTTGACCCGAAGACGCTGGTTCCTGGAAATACAACTACCAAAAAAGTACTGTTACGGGTGAAAGCTACCAGTCCTTTGAATTATGTGAGTGAATATTCGGATATATCTACATTTTTCTTCCTGCCTTCACCACCTAAAGTAGATGCTTCCAGGAAAATAGAAACAAAGGCTTGTTACGGAGAAGAAAATGGTAGCGTAGTGATTCCTCATACTGCCATTGTATCCAATTATACTACCTTACGCTGGCTGCTGAGAAAAGGCACGAACCCTCAGCCCTGTGACCCGACATCGACAGGGAATACAAGCTGCGGTGATGTTTTGTGGAGTAATGGCGCCGAACCGGCCAATAAGGATATTGTTATCAATGGTATGGCTCCGGGAGACTATTCCCTCTGGATATTGAACCCTGGTAATGAAGCTGGTAACTGTTACACACCCGTTGTTGTACATATTGGGCAGGAAGATCAATTACAGATCCCTGCGGATAAGGTGATTACTGCCAATGTTAGCTGTAATGGCGCCAATGATGGAAGAATCAGTGTAACTGCTATCGGAGGAAAAGTTGACGCCGGGTATAAGTTTACATTAAAAGACCAGGGTAATAATATACTGGTACCTGAACAACTTGTTGCCGGCAATACCTTCTCCTGGAATAACCTGGCAGCGGGTAATTATACGGCCGTGGTGCAAAATGGAGCTTGTAGCCAATCTGTTAGCGTGAAGGTAACATTGACCCAGCCGCCACTGATCACAGGCCAGATTGATGTGGTGCAGCCGGACTGTAACACGCCGGGCAATGGTAGCATCAGTATTACTGCAACGCCAGTGGCTACCAACTATCAGTACCGCTTATGGCAAAATGGTACTTTGGTCGCCTCGTCAGCAGTAACAACTGCTACTTCCTATATCTTCCCTGATTTACATAGTGGCGACTATTCCGTTGAAATTATTAATGCAGATTTCCCTGCCTGTACCGGATGGAGTACTACTGCTACGCTGAATGCAGTGCCTGCACTGGCTATCCAGCTGACGCAGCGCGACAGCGTTTCCTGCTATGGTGGCAGTGATGGCCACCTGGCATTTAGTGCTTCCGGCGGTTCGGGGCAGTTCCGCTATGAGTTGACGGATGCCAATAATAATGTCATTAACAATAATACTGGCGACTTTACTGACCTTGCCGCCGGAAATTATACTGCAAAAGTTTATAACCGTAAGCTGTCCTGTAATGATTTTGCTGCTGTTGATGTGGAAGTATTCCAGCGTGCACCCTTAACCGTATCGCTGGTGCCTGCAAATATTTCCTGTAATGGCGCTGCGGATGGTACATTGCGTGCTGTTGCCGGTGGTGGGTCTGCTTCCTGGAAATACACCTGGCAGCAGCTGAAGAATGGCAACTGGATTGGTAATAGCTTCTGGTTTAGTACAGATGTTAAAATAGAAGGATTGGAAGCAGGTACTTACCGTGTTATCGTGACGGACCTGAAATCGCCTGCCAGCTGTACGGTTACTTCAGACCCTGTTACCATTACGGAACCAACACCTATTGTGCTGGGTGCTATACATGTAACTGATGCCATTTGTATGGCAGATGGTGCGCAGCTCTCCGCCAGCGCTAGTGGCGGTGATGGCACCTATACCTTTGCATGGTCAGCGAATAACGGCACCACCTATACGGCGTTTACTTCGCCAATGGCGGTAAGGCAACCGGGTGATTATATCATTAAAGTGACCGATGCCAGCGGTTGTGTTAGTATCAGTGATAACCCTGCGCATATCGCCTTGCCGGCAGCACCGCTGTCGATGAGCGCTACAATGTCCGATTATCATGGTTTCAATATTTCCTGTAAAGATGCTGCCGACGGTATAATCACTGTTACTGCTGCCGGTGGTAACGGGGGTGCCTATTCGGGATATCAATATAAAATAGATAATGGCGCATTCCAGGCAGGTAACATATTTGATCATCTTACCCAGGGAACTTATGTTATAACAGTAAGAGATGGCAGGGGCTGTGAGGTCTCATCTAGCTATACGCTGACCCAGCCTGATTTACAGCTGACAGTCACCAAACAGGATATTAACTGTTATGGTGCCGCTACCGGTACGCTTAGTGCCGCGATCAGCGGAGGAGCAGCTCCTTATCAGCTGACACTGAACGGAAACCCGGTAGCTGCTGGCCAGCCAATGACCGGCCTTGCAGCAGGACAGTATAGTTTGCATGCTACTGATGCCAATGGCTGTAGCCAGGATGTTGCTATCCGTATCCTGTATACGTACCCGCAACTCAGTATCAATACTGCAACTGCAACGGATATACGCTGCCTGGGTGAAACGGGCCTGATTACGCTGTCAGGAAATGGTGGAGATAATAATTATACTTTCTATATCAGTAATAATAACTGGGCTACCGCTACAACTTATACCAGTGGCTCGCCGCTGGCAGCGGGCACATACCAGCTGCGCGTTGCAGATGGCGCAGGTTGCAATACCGATTATTCATCTTCCCTGACCATTACTGCACCTGCTGCTGCTATTGATTTTACGACTGTTTTATCTGATTATAATGGATTCAATATTTCCTGCGTAGGTGGTAATAACGGTTATGCACAGATTACCGCTACAGGTGGTAACGGTAATGAATATACGGGTTATACCTATGCTATTGATAACGGACCTTTCGGTGCAAATTCATTGGTACAGGACATATATGCAGGCACGCACCTGCTGAAAGTGCAGGATGGGCGCGGTTGTATTGTATCCAAACCAGTGACCCTTACAGAATCGGCGAAGGCCTTGTCTATAGCGCTGGTAAGCAAACAGGATGTTCGTTGTGCTGCAACACCGGGAGGAAGTATTACGGTAACCGGTGCCGGTGGCGCCGGACAGCTGCAATACAGTATCGACGGTACTACCTGGCAGGCAGGCACCACCTTCAACGGACTGGTAGCAGGCGATTACAGGATTAAGGTTAAGGACTTAAATAGTTGTTCCAATGTCCTGGATGTAACCATAGCCTCGCTGAACCCTGCTATCACGATAGATAATATTACCTCCAAAGATATTGTCTGCTACGGCACTTCCGGTACCATTGCCCTGCAATCGCATGGTGGTAGCGGTGTGCTGACCAATCAATATTCGCTGAACGGCAACGCCTATACTAATTTTACGAATACAACGGCATTGCCGGCAGGCAGCTATGTAGTTCGTGTAACGGATGCTATTGGCTGTAATTCAAAAGAGAGCATGCCGATTACGATCAGCAGCCCGGCTGCCGCGCTGAGTGCAACCATCACAACAAGTGACTTCAACGGCCGCCAGATTTCCTGCTACGGCCTCCAGGACGGAACTTTCAGTATTGTGGCCGCTGGTGGTAACGGTGCCACATATACCGGATATACCTATAGTATTAACGGTGCTGCGTATACGAATACGCCGAATTATACCAACCAGCCGGCAGGTAATTATACCATTGCCATTAAAGATAGCCGTGGATGTGTGATTAACAAATCTGTTAGTCTGACGCAGCCATCAGCGCCGGTTTCACTGGCGGTAATCAACCAGGTAAACCTGGATTGCGGCGGTGTGCCTACCGGTAAATTCGATCTGCAGGCAAATGGTGGTACATCTCCCTATACCTATGCTGTTACTGGTAATAATAACAGTACCGGCAAATATGATCAGCTGGATGCCGGCATATACAATGCGCAGGTGAAAGATGTAAATGGCTGTACAGCTACTGCCACTACTACGATTAAAGCATTGTACCCCGCGATTGCAGCTACTGCGGCTATCACACCTGTCAACTGTTTCGGTGAAACTTCCGGTGCCATTCGTATATCCGCTACCGGTGGTGACGGTACCTATAACTATCAGTGGAGTAATGGCAACGGCAACAGCCAGGTGGCCGACAGAATACCTGCGGGTAACTACGACCTCCGGATCACTGATGGCAAAGGATGTTACAAAGACTTCAACTATACAGTTGTGCAGCCTGAGCTGCTGAATATGAGCGCTACCGGTGCCGCCGTATGTGATGGCCTGAACGATGGCGCCATCAGTGCAACAGTAACCGGTGGTACATCTCCCTATAACTACTCCTTGAATAATGGTGCATTCACTACAGATGCCAGCTTCAAAAACATCGTTCCGGGCAGCTATAACCTGCTGGTAAAAGATGCACATGGCTGTATGACACACCAGGATTTAACCATCGAAAAAGCGAACGTTAAACCGGATGTCGACTTCCTGGTTGCCAGTCGTAAGAATGCGATGGATACCCTGATCATCAAGGAAATCAGCCTGCCGGCGCCGGACCATGTTACCTGGAATTTCCATCCACTGGCGATGGTGCTTGGTTACAGCGAAGGTACGCCGATAGTGAAGTTCAATGCCGCAGGAACCTATTGGATTGAAATGGAAGCGACTTTCGGCAGCTGTACCTATACACTGCGGAAAAATATCACCATAGATAATTTCGACCCGACAGCTGGTCCTTCCTATAACACACCGGTGCAGGTGATCGATACGGCTATGTTATCGCCAAACCCGAATACGGGCGTGTTTAAGCTGAACGTGAAACTCAACAGGAAGCAGCAGGCTATCGTAACGGTATTTGACATGACGGGCAAGATTTACGATAAACGGCAGTATACACCTACGATGACGATAGACGACCAGTTTTCGCTCAGTAACGTCATCACGGGCACCTATGTACTGCGGATAGTGACGGAAAATGAAAGTAAGGATATACGTTTCATCATTACCAGGTAA